The following are encoded in a window of Euwallacea fornicatus isolate EFF26 chromosome 21, ASM4011564v1, whole genome shotgun sequence genomic DNA:
- the msi gene encoding RNA-binding protein Musashi homolog 2 isoform X2, translating into MAVTIYPNMKLDCATMGETNGLLESHHHELVTLNGSHSGSSGRSTPIGQSGANGGDPAPGKLFVGGLSWQTSSEKLKEYFGMFGNVTDVLIMKDPVTQRSRGFGFITFSEPASVDKVLKVPIHTLDGKKIDPKHATPKNRPKQPNKTKKIFVGGVSQDTSADEVKAYFSQFGKVEEAVMLMDQQTKRHRGFGFVTFENEDVVDRVCEIHFHTIKNKKVECKKAQPKEAVQASAQLLGKRLMLSGLGVRLPAPVAGAVAAVNPLAVQPLAHVQAAAAAAAAAQAQSAAVAGYGKLLYPHLAGYRYSPYPIPAMTTGAAAAAAAAAGNPGTPAGAQGGGPASAATLTAGPQVTASPYQGYNLTNVDMSSFQGVDWGAMYGVGMYV; encoded by the exons ATGGCTGTCACAATTTACCCTAACATGAAGCTCGATTG CGCAACCATGGGCGAAACCAACGGTCTCCTGGAGAGCCACCACCATGAATTGGTAACACTCAACGGGTCCCATTCCGGATCCAGTGGTAGAAGCACCCCCATTGGCCAAAGTGGGGCAAATGGGGGGGATCCGGCTCCTGGCAAACTTTTCGTTGGAGGCCTCAGTTGGCAAACTTCCAGCGAGAAGCTTAAGGAGTATTTTGGCATGTTTGGCAACGTCACTGACGTGCTCATTATGAAGGATCCAGTAACGCAG AGAAGCCGCGGATTTGGCTTCATTACGTTCTCCGAACCGGCCAGCGTAGACAAGGTCCTTAAAGTGCCCATTCACACGTTGGACGGCAAGAAAATCGACCCCAAACATGCCACTCCTAAAAACAGACCGAAGCAGCCCAACAAGACCAAAAAGATCTTCGTCGGAGGGGTCAGCCAGGATACTTCAGCCGACGAAGTAAAAGCGTACTTTAGCCAATTCGGTAAAGTTGAAGAAGCAGTCATGTTGATGGATCAACAAACAAAGAGACACCGAGGCTTCGGCTTTGTCACCTTCGAAAACGAGGACGTAGTCGATAGAGTGTGTGAAATTCACTTTCACACCATCAAGAACAAGAAG GTGGAGTGCAAGAAGGCTCAACCCAAAGAAGCTGTACAAGCCAGCGCACAGCTGCTCGGCAAAAGACTGATGCTCAGCGGATTGGGAGTGAGATTGCCGGCCCCTGTCGCTGGGGCTGTAGCCGCGGTGAACCCTCTAGCTGTGCAGCCATTAGCGCATGTACAAGCGGCTGCGGCCGCAGCCGCTGCTGCGCAAGCTCAATCAGCTGCTGTAGCTGGGTACGGGAAGTTGTTGTATCCACATTTGGCGGGTTATAG ATACTCGCCCTATCCCATTCCTGCAATGACAACAGGCGCAGCGGCGGCGGCGGCAGCGGCCGCAGGCAATCCAGGAACTCCCGCAGGAGCTCAAGGGGGTGGTCCAGCTTCCGCCGCCACATTGACGGCAGGGCCTCAAGTGACCGCCAGCCCTTATCAAGGCTACAACTTGACAAACGTGGACATGTCTAGTTTCCAGGGCGTGGATTGGGGTGCGATGTACGGCGTGGGCATGTACGTTTAA
- the msi gene encoding RNA-binding protein Musashi homolog 2 isoform X1 produces the protein MLFENPPAAATKIFPYAIPPPVLPPPMVGATMGETNGLLESHHHELVTLNGSHSGSSGRSTPIGQSGANGGDPAPGKLFVGGLSWQTSSEKLKEYFGMFGNVTDVLIMKDPVTQRSRGFGFITFSEPASVDKVLKVPIHTLDGKKIDPKHATPKNRPKQPNKTKKIFVGGVSQDTSADEVKAYFSQFGKVEEAVMLMDQQTKRHRGFGFVTFENEDVVDRVCEIHFHTIKNKKVECKKAQPKEAVQASAQLLGKRLMLSGLGVRLPAPVAGAVAAVNPLAVQPLAHVQAAAAAAAAAQAQSAAVAGYGKLLYPHLAGYRYSPYPIPAMTTGAAAAAAAAAGNPGTPAGAQGGGPASAATLTAGPQVTASPYQGYNLTNVDMSSFQGVDWGAMYGVGMYV, from the exons ATGCTGTTCGAAAACCCGCCGGCCGCCGCCACCAAGATATTCCCGTACGCCATACCGCCCCCGGTCCTGCCGCCCCCCATGGTCGG CGCAACCATGGGCGAAACCAACGGTCTCCTGGAGAGCCACCACCATGAATTGGTAACACTCAACGGGTCCCATTCCGGATCCAGTGGTAGAAGCACCCCCATTGGCCAAAGTGGGGCAAATGGGGGGGATCCGGCTCCTGGCAAACTTTTCGTTGGAGGCCTCAGTTGGCAAACTTCCAGCGAGAAGCTTAAGGAGTATTTTGGCATGTTTGGCAACGTCACTGACGTGCTCATTATGAAGGATCCAGTAACGCAG AGAAGCCGCGGATTTGGCTTCATTACGTTCTCCGAACCGGCCAGCGTAGACAAGGTCCTTAAAGTGCCCATTCACACGTTGGACGGCAAGAAAATCGACCCCAAACATGCCACTCCTAAAAACAGACCGAAGCAGCCCAACAAGACCAAAAAGATCTTCGTCGGAGGGGTCAGCCAGGATACTTCAGCCGACGAAGTAAAAGCGTACTTTAGCCAATTCGGTAAAGTTGAAGAAGCAGTCATGTTGATGGATCAACAAACAAAGAGACACCGAGGCTTCGGCTTTGTCACCTTCGAAAACGAGGACGTAGTCGATAGAGTGTGTGAAATTCACTTTCACACCATCAAGAACAAGAAG GTGGAGTGCAAGAAGGCTCAACCCAAAGAAGCTGTACAAGCCAGCGCACAGCTGCTCGGCAAAAGACTGATGCTCAGCGGATTGGGAGTGAGATTGCCGGCCCCTGTCGCTGGGGCTGTAGCCGCGGTGAACCCTCTAGCTGTGCAGCCATTAGCGCATGTACAAGCGGCTGCGGCCGCAGCCGCTGCTGCGCAAGCTCAATCAGCTGCTGTAGCTGGGTACGGGAAGTTGTTGTATCCACATTTGGCGGGTTATAG ATACTCGCCCTATCCCATTCCTGCAATGACAACAGGCGCAGCGGCGGCGGCGGCAGCGGCCGCAGGCAATCCAGGAACTCCCGCAGGAGCTCAAGGGGGTGGTCCAGCTTCCGCCGCCACATTGACGGCAGGGCCTCAAGTGACCGCCAGCCCTTATCAAGGCTACAACTTGACAAACGTGGACATGTCTAGTTTCCAGGGCGTGGATTGGGGTGCGATGTACGGCGTGGGCATGTACGTTTAA
- the msi gene encoding RNA-binding protein Musashi homolog 2 isoform X3: protein MGETNGLLESHHHELVTLNGSHSGSSGRSTPIGQSGANGGDPAPGKLFVGGLSWQTSSEKLKEYFGMFGNVTDVLIMKDPVTQRSRGFGFITFSEPASVDKVLKVPIHTLDGKKIDPKHATPKNRPKQPNKTKKIFVGGVSQDTSADEVKAYFSQFGKVEEAVMLMDQQTKRHRGFGFVTFENEDVVDRVCEIHFHTIKNKKVECKKAQPKEAVQASAQLLGKRLMLSGLGVRLPAPVAGAVAAVNPLAVQPLAHVQAAAAAAAAAQAQSAAVAGYGKLLYPHLAGYRYSPYPIPAMTTGAAAAAAAAAGNPGTPAGAQGGGPASAATLTAGPQVTASPYQGYNLTNVDMSSFQGVDWGAMYGVGMYV, encoded by the exons ATGGGCGAAACCAACGGTCTCCTGGAGAGCCACCACCATGAATTGGTAACACTCAACGGGTCCCATTCCGGATCCAGTGGTAGAAGCACCCCCATTGGCCAAAGTGGGGCAAATGGGGGGGATCCGGCTCCTGGCAAACTTTTCGTTGGAGGCCTCAGTTGGCAAACTTCCAGCGAGAAGCTTAAGGAGTATTTTGGCATGTTTGGCAACGTCACTGACGTGCTCATTATGAAGGATCCAGTAACGCAG AGAAGCCGCGGATTTGGCTTCATTACGTTCTCCGAACCGGCCAGCGTAGACAAGGTCCTTAAAGTGCCCATTCACACGTTGGACGGCAAGAAAATCGACCCCAAACATGCCACTCCTAAAAACAGACCGAAGCAGCCCAACAAGACCAAAAAGATCTTCGTCGGAGGGGTCAGCCAGGATACTTCAGCCGACGAAGTAAAAGCGTACTTTAGCCAATTCGGTAAAGTTGAAGAAGCAGTCATGTTGATGGATCAACAAACAAAGAGACACCGAGGCTTCGGCTTTGTCACCTTCGAAAACGAGGACGTAGTCGATAGAGTGTGTGAAATTCACTTTCACACCATCAAGAACAAGAAG GTGGAGTGCAAGAAGGCTCAACCCAAAGAAGCTGTACAAGCCAGCGCACAGCTGCTCGGCAAAAGACTGATGCTCAGCGGATTGGGAGTGAGATTGCCGGCCCCTGTCGCTGGGGCTGTAGCCGCGGTGAACCCTCTAGCTGTGCAGCCATTAGCGCATGTACAAGCGGCTGCGGCCGCAGCCGCTGCTGCGCAAGCTCAATCAGCTGCTGTAGCTGGGTACGGGAAGTTGTTGTATCCACATTTGGCGGGTTATAG ATACTCGCCCTATCCCATTCCTGCAATGACAACAGGCGCAGCGGCGGCGGCGGCAGCGGCCGCAGGCAATCCAGGAACTCCCGCAGGAGCTCAAGGGGGTGGTCCAGCTTCCGCCGCCACATTGACGGCAGGGCCTCAAGTGACCGCCAGCCCTTATCAAGGCTACAACTTGACAAACGTGGACATGTCTAGTTTCCAGGGCGTGGATTGGGGTGCGATGTACGGCGTGGGCATGTACGTTTAA
- the Scgbeta gene encoding beta-sarcoglycan isoform X2, with protein MTEIGSSSPQPSELLSEENDASSSKETTLLGHKNPKNSFKNAYKSVQEYQKPVPRGRKTFAFWTLVLLLFLSAVGNLLLTMTILGVLRIGNGMQSIELLPEHKVIKFFGDVDLGRIFKQNGVMEGFKGENLEVTAENSSVFVNLYSRLSRVFNKVAVERNGTCFHGLSSFTVENKNKKPLFEASSPNFKNLKNVNVFKGKSIETNKIRSKLDENLKIEGESLHFKGSEGSKLEAFNQKLIETYFSPRDCMEHGSGHLP; from the exons ATGACGGAAATCGGGTCCTCATCTCCTCAGCCTTCCGAATTATTATCCGAAGAAAACGACGCAAGTTCCTCCAAAGAAACAACTCTTTTGGGCCACAAAAACCCGAAAAACAGCTTCAAAAATGCCTACAAGTCCGTGCAGGAGTACCAGAAACCCGTCCCCCGAGGGAGAAAAACCTTTGCTTTTTGGACTTTGGTGCTTCTATTGTTCCTTTCGGCTGTTGGTAATTTGCTGCTCACCATGACCATATTGGGAGTGCTGCGAATTGGCAATGGTATGCAGAGCATAGAGCTGCTACCCGAGCATAAAGTGATAAAGTTTTTTGGGGACGTGGATTTGGGTCGTATATTCAAGCAAAATGGAGTCATGGAAGGCTTCAAGGGGGAAAATCTTGAGGTAACTGCGGAAAACAGCTCTGTATTCGTAAACCTTTACAGCAGGCTAAGCAGAGTGTTTAATAAAGTGGCTGTCGAGAGAAATGGCACCTGCTTCCACGGTTTAAGCTCTTTTACTGTAGAGAATAAGAATAAGAAGCCTTTATTCGAAGCCAGTAGCCccaacttcaaaaatttaaaaaatgtaaacgtTTTCAAAGGAAAGAGCattgaaacaaacaaaattcgaAGCAAACtcgatgaaaatttgaaaatcgaaGGGGAAAGTCTGCATTTTAAAGGCAGTGAAGGTTCTAAACTCGAAG catttaatcaaaaactcaTCGAAACATATTTCAGCCCGAGAGATTGTATGGAGCACGGATCAGGACATTTACCTTAA
- the Scgbeta gene encoding beta-sarcoglycan isoform X1: MTEIGSSSPQPSELLSEENDASSSKETTLLGHKNPKNSFKNAYKSVQEYQKPVPRGRKTFAFWTLVLLLFLSAVGNLLLTMTILGVLRIGNGMQSIELLPEHKVIKFFGDVDLGRIFKQNGVMEGFKGENLEVTAENSSVFVNLYSRLSRVFNKVAVERNGTCFHGLSSFTVENKNKKPLFEASSPNFKNLKNVNVFKGKSIETNKIRSKLDENLKIEGESLHFKGSEGSKLEAREIVWSTDQDIYLKSINGSIVLSGKEGTYVDIQRLPIARLPKNSYLTAQFKICVCMPQGKLFRLPIANVNDPVYCNQADMSAQFNPCM; encoded by the exons ATGACGGAAATCGGGTCCTCATCTCCTCAGCCTTCCGAATTATTATCCGAAGAAAACGACGCAAGTTCCTCCAAAGAAACAACTCTTTTGGGCCACAAAAACCCGAAAAACAGCTTCAAAAATGCCTACAAGTCCGTGCAGGAGTACCAGAAACCCGTCCCCCGAGGGAGAAAAACCTTTGCTTTTTGGACTTTGGTGCTTCTATTGTTCCTTTCGGCTGTTGGTAATTTGCTGCTCACCATGACCATATTGGGAGTGCTGCGAATTGGCAATGGTATGCAGAGCATAGAGCTGCTACCCGAGCATAAAGTGATAAAGTTTTTTGGGGACGTGGATTTGGGTCGTATATTCAAGCAAAATGGAGTCATGGAAGGCTTCAAGGGGGAAAATCTTGAGGTAACTGCGGAAAACAGCTCTGTATTCGTAAACCTTTACAGCAGGCTAAGCAGAGTGTTTAATAAAGTGGCTGTCGAGAGAAATGGCACCTGCTTCCACGGTTTAAGCTCTTTTACTGTAGAGAATAAGAATAAGAAGCCTTTATTCGAAGCCAGTAGCCccaacttcaaaaatttaaaaaatgtaaacgtTTTCAAAGGAAAGAGCattgaaacaaacaaaattcgaAGCAAACtcgatgaaaatttgaaaatcgaaGGGGAAAGTCTGCATTTTAAAGGCAGTGAAGGTTCTAAACTCGAAG CCCGAGAGATTGTATGGAGCACGGATCAGGACATTTACCTTAAAAGCATTAATGGCTCGATAGTGCTGAGCGGAAAAGAAGGAACCTACGTAGACATCCAAAGACTGCCCATAGCTAGGTTGCCAAAAAATAGCTACTTAACTGCCCAATTTAAAATCTGTGTATGCATGCCTCAGGGCAAGCTTTTTAGGCTGCCCATAGCTAACGTGAACGATCCGGTTTACTGCAATCAGGCGGATATGTCAGCACAGTTTAACCCTTGTATGTAA
- the LOC136345732 gene encoding interleukin enhancer-binding factor 2 homolog, producing MARGMRGRGGMNRGPGGRPPYKVKLFLPRHPFDLALCESAFPRTKPAPDEAPLTQALLKRNSDLSPTPNEQTSILNLVTKIQTVLDNLVVAPGSFDACQLDEVRQVGSFKKGTMVTGHNVADIVVILKTLPTKEAVEALGNKVRDDLKNLMKNEIVPKGEQLAHSTNERGLEIRNAFACVRVLVTTLHHNIRKLDPEIHLDQKIMLSHLAAIRHSRWFEENAHHSSIKVLIRLLRDVRSRFEGFEPLTPWMLDLLAHFTIMHNPSRQALPINVAFRRVFQLLAAGLFLPGSAGITDPCEGVSLRIHTAITLEQQDICCLTAQTLLRVLSHGGYKQILGMEGSNNIAKEMSVWDGVVVSPLDKAYENPPEKKDGDEDEEMEEGEGDESMETLEV from the exons ATGGCCAGAGGCATGAGGGGTCGCGGTGGCATGAACAGAGGTCCCGGAGGGCGTCCCCCTTACAAAGTGAAATTGTTCCTCCCCAGACATCCCTTTGATTTAGCCCTATGCGAGTCCGCATTTCCTCGTACCAAACCAGCTCCCGATGAAGCTCCCCTTACGCAGGCTCTGTTAAAGAGAAACTCAGATTTGTCGCCTACTCCCAATGAACAAACTTCAATCTTGAATTTGGTTACAAAGATCCAAACTGTGTTGGACAACTTAGTGGTCGCTCCGGGAAGTTTTGATGCTTGT CAACTGGATGAAGTACGGCAGGTGGGTTCATTCAAGAAAGGCACCATGGTAACTGGTCACAATGTAGCTGATATAGTTGTGATTCTGAAAACTCTGCCAACAAAAGAGGCTGTTGAGGCACTGGGCAATAAAGTGAGagatgatttgaaaaatttaatgaaaaacgaaattgtcCCTAAAGGAGAGCAACTAGCTCACTCAACAAATGAACGTGGTCTCGAAATACGTAATGCTTTCGCTTGTGTGAGAGTACTAGTCACCACTCTGCACCATAACATCCGCAAATTAGACCCAGAGATTCATCTCGATCAAAAAATCATGTTGAGCCATTTAGCAGCTATTCGTCATAGTCGATGGTTCGAAGAGAACGCGCATCATTCCTCAATTAAAGTGCTCATACGTCTTCTGCGTGATGTGAGATCAAGATTTGAAGGTTTCGAGCCATTGACGCCATGGATGCTGGATCTCTTAGCACATTTTACGATCATGCATAATCCAAGCCGTCAAGCTTTACCCATTAATGTAGCTTTCCGCAGAGTTTTTCAACTGCTGGCGGCGGGTCTTTTCTTGCCGGGATCGGCAGGTATAACTGATCCCTGTGAAGGGGTCAGCTTGAGAATACATACAGCTATTACCTTGGAACAACAGGACATTTGCTGTCTTACTGCGCAGACTTTATTGAGAGTTTTATCTCATGGAGGCTACAAGCAGATCCTGGGCATGGAGGGAAGCAACAATATTGCTAAGGAAATGTCTGTATGGGATGGAGTGGTGGTTTCTCCTTTGGATAAGGCTTATGAAAATCCCCCAGAGAAGAAAGATGGAGATGAAGACGAGGAAATGGAAGAAGGCGAAGGGGACGAGAGTATGGAGACTCTAGAGGTTTAA